A stretch of Chitinophaga caeni DNA encodes these proteins:
- a CDS encoding DUF6377 domain-containing protein yields the protein MKHLITCLFWVLISTANLLAQNPIAQALADLQITIQEAGKYDMNRRKEIAQLRDRLVHTAATELETRFELSSRLWESFKVFKYDSAFVYAQKMRQIAQEMDDPAKLATANIKLAFVLLSSGMFNETIDCLDKIRTQYIPAADKSMYYYVKARSYYDLADYCSDRYYAPQYINKGNYYIDSAIQNCKEDSFEYGYYRGLKYWKSNDEEKASEQFKLTADRRDLTWHERAIATSSLSTIYIKMGRVDEAIVLLAQAAMADIKSSTKETTAIFNLSELLFKRGNVKMASTCVEYAISDATFYGARQRKVQVSSILPIIEGEKLNIVESQKQKFVIYSVIATSLLIALIILAIIIFKQNEKLKATRNQLMASHQEQQRINSQLLEANKIKDEYVGYCFHTNSAYIHKIEKFKKQLEQKLTEKKHAEALFIVNNINIKQEREELFKNFDRIFLKIFPNFVQDFNALFHEEDQVKLKDNELLNTDLRIFALIRLGIADNEKIAEILEYAVNTIYTYKTKIKNKSLVSNDLFEEKIMQIKSR from the coding sequence ATGAAGCATTTAATTACTTGCTTGTTTTGGGTGCTGATTTCAACCGCGAACCTATTAGCACAAAATCCTATTGCCCAAGCCCTGGCGGATTTACAAATAACTATCCAAGAGGCTGGTAAATATGACATGAACAGGCGCAAAGAAATAGCGCAGTTAAGGGATCGATTGGTTCATACGGCTGCTACCGAACTTGAAACCCGTTTCGAATTATCTTCCCGCTTATGGGAATCCTTCAAGGTGTTTAAATACGATTCTGCTTTCGTATATGCACAAAAAATGCGTCAGATCGCACAAGAGATGGATGATCCTGCTAAGCTCGCCACTGCTAATATCAAGTTGGCCTTCGTGTTGTTGAGCTCCGGCATGTTCAACGAAACAATCGATTGCTTAGATAAAATCCGCACGCAATATATTCCAGCTGCCGATAAATCGATGTATTATTATGTAAAAGCTCGCTCTTACTACGATTTGGCCGATTACTGCTCCGATCGTTACTACGCACCGCAATATATCAATAAGGGTAATTATTACATTGATTCTGCCATTCAAAACTGTAAAGAAGATTCGTTTGAATATGGTTATTACCGCGGGTTGAAATATTGGAAATCGAATGATGAAGAAAAGGCAAGTGAGCAATTTAAGTTAACGGCAGATAGAAGAGACTTGACTTGGCACGAGAGGGCTATCGCCACATCTTCGTTAAGCACCATATATATAAAAATGGGCCGGGTTGATGAAGCTATCGTGCTTTTGGCACAAGCCGCGATGGCCGATATAAAATCTTCTACCAAGGAAACAACTGCCATCTTTAATCTTTCGGAGCTTCTTTTTAAAAGGGGAAATGTAAAAATGGCCTCTACCTGCGTAGAATATGCCATTAGCGACGCCACTTTTTATGGAGCCCGCCAAAGGAAGGTACAGGTGAGCTCAATTTTACCGATCATCGAGGGTGAGAAGTTGAATATCGTGGAGTCGCAGAAGCAAAAGTTCGTGATATATTCGGTGATTGCCACCTCGTTATTAATTGCATTAATCATCCTTGCAATAATCATCTTTAAACAGAATGAAAAACTGAAGGCTACCCGCAATCAGCTCATGGCCTCCCATCAAGAGCAACAGCGGATCAATAGCCAATTGCTGGAAGCTAATAAGATTAAAGACGAGTATGTCGGCTACTGTTTTCACACTAATTCCGCTTATATCCATAAAATTGAAAAGTTTAAAAAGCAACTGGAGCAAAAGTTAACAGAAAAAAAGCATGCTGAAGCGCTTTTCATCGTAAATAATATTAACATTAAACAGGAACGCGAAGAGTTATTCAAAAACTTTGACCGCATCTTTTTAAAAATTTTTCCCAACTTCGTGCAGGACTTTAACGCTCTCTTTCATGAAGAAGACCAGGTTAAGCTAAAGGATAATGAATTGCTAAATACGGATCTTAGGATCTTTGCCCTCATCCGCCTCGGAATTGCTGATAATGAAAAAATAGCTGAGATTTTAGAATACGCGGTGAATACCATCTACACTTATAAAACCAAGATCAAAAATAAATCGCTCGTGTCCAACGATCTCTTTGAAGAGAAAATCATGCAGATTAAAAGCCGCTAA
- the proC gene encoding pyrroline-5-carboxylate reductase yields the protein MEFQKIAIIGGGNLGSAIAQGLVKSGFSNPGDIIITKRNTTTLAHLQAQGVQVQSDNAAAIAASNVIVVALKPYNVKEVLADLKAIFDPGKHILISVVTGVSLQDLDQITVDGLPIFRAMPNTAIAIQESMTCICHLGATQEQINFVTEMFNQLGVTVSIDEKLMDAATVLGACGIAYALRFIRANIQGGIEIGFDAKTANLIAAQTVKGAAELLIKENRHPEEEIDKVTTPKGCTIAGLNEMEHQGFSSSLIKGISVSYNKIVKG from the coding sequence ATGGAATTTCAAAAAATAGCTATTATCGGCGGTGGGAATCTCGGTTCCGCCATTGCTCAAGGACTTGTTAAGAGCGGTTTTTCTAATCCGGGCGATATCATTATTACTAAGCGTAACACTACTACCCTAGCCCATTTGCAAGCTCAAGGCGTCCAGGTACAGTCCGATAATGCTGCCGCGATCGCTGCTTCTAATGTGATCGTTGTAGCATTAAAACCGTATAATGTGAAAGAGGTCTTAGCCGATCTGAAAGCGATTTTTGATCCCGGAAAGCATATCCTGATCAGCGTAGTAACAGGTGTGAGTTTGCAAGATCTTGATCAAATTACTGTTGATGGCTTACCCATTTTTAGAGCGATGCCTAATACCGCCATCGCGATACAAGAATCGATGACTTGTATTTGTCACCTGGGCGCTACGCAGGAACAAATCAATTTCGTTACGGAGATGTTTAACCAGCTCGGAGTAACGGTTAGCATAGATGAAAAACTGATGGATGCCGCTACCGTTTTGGGGGCTTGCGGCATTGCATATGCGCTGCGCTTTATCCGCGCCAACATACAGGGGGGAATTGAAATCGGTTTCGATGCTAAGACGGCTAACCTGATTGCAGCGCAAACCGTAAAAGGCGCCGCCGAATTATTAATCAAGGAAAATCGTCACCCGGAAGAAGAAATCGATAAGGTAACCACTCCCAAAGGTTGCACCATTGCCGGTTTGAACGAGATGGAACACCAGGGGTTCAGCTCCTCCCTGATTAAAGGAATTTCCGTTTCTTATAATAAGATTGTGAAGGGATAA
- a CDS encoding HNH endonuclease, whose protein sequence is MAAVKNLRNEAWKDLLIKHRSTLRKKYAVSNMGRVMSYLVSMEDGKLLKGSTVEGYTVLNIKPADTYQSLYLHREVAKAFCEKSSRAQKYVIHLDHNKKNNKATNLRWATKAEMEQHQQNSPAKIAYKEQQKQKVKGLKLNVAKVKSIKKLLARPGRKTMKQIAAQFDISEMQLYRIKNGENWGHVTVH, encoded by the coding sequence ATGGCCGCAGTTAAAAACTTAAGAAATGAAGCCTGGAAGGATCTGCTGATAAAACACCGATCTACCCTACGGAAAAAATATGCTGTTTCTAACATGGGAAGAGTTATGAGTTACTTGGTTTCCATGGAAGACGGCAAGCTGCTGAAAGGCTCCACCGTAGAAGGGTACACCGTACTCAACATCAAACCTGCGGATACTTATCAATCTTTATATTTACACCGCGAGGTGGCGAAAGCGTTTTGTGAAAAATCAAGCCGCGCGCAGAAATACGTGATTCACCTCGATCATAATAAGAAGAATAATAAGGCTACTAATCTCAGGTGGGCCACCAAGGCCGAAATGGAGCAACACCAACAAAATAGCCCCGCCAAAATTGCTTATAAAGAACAACAGAAACAGAAGGTTAAAGGACTGAAACTGAATGTTGCTAAAGTGAAAAGTATCAAGAAATTGTTGGCAAGGCCGGGACGGAAAACCATGAAACAGATCGCTGCCCAATTCGATATCAGCGAAATGCAGTTGTATAGAATTAAGAACGGTGAGAATTGGGGACACGTCACGGTTCACTGA
- the dusB gene encoding tRNA dihydrouridine synthase DusB: MVKIGDIELGDFPLLLAPMEDVSDPPFRAVCKANGADLMYTEFISSEGLIRDAIKSRKKLDIFDYERPIGIQIFGGDEEPMAMAAQIVEATNPDLLDINFGCPVKKVACKGAGAGILKDIPKMIKLTEAVVKATKLPVTVKTRLGWDDQTKNIEEVAERLQDVGIKALSIHGRTRTQMYKGSADWTLIGKVKENPRIHIPIFGNGDISTPEQAVAARAKYGVDGIMIGRAAIGYPWIFNEIKHFMATGEHLPLPSIEDRVKVCKQHVVQSVEWKGAVVGILEMRRHYANYLKGLPGIKEYRGKLVSAANLSEVAAILDEIAIQYKGYIFERTNAEVNVSNEESGEESIADCSNIYM; encoded by the coding sequence ATGGTTAAGATCGGAGATATAGAGTTGGGGGATTTTCCCTTGTTGCTGGCGCCCATGGAGGATGTGAGCGATCCGCCATTCCGTGCCGTTTGTAAAGCAAATGGCGCCGATTTGATGTACACGGAATTTATTTCTTCCGAAGGCCTGATACGCGATGCGATCAAGAGCCGTAAGAAATTGGATATATTTGATTACGAACGTCCCATAGGCATCCAAATTTTCGGAGGCGATGAGGAACCGATGGCTATGGCCGCCCAAATTGTAGAGGCTACCAACCCCGATTTGCTGGATATCAACTTCGGTTGCCCGGTTAAAAAAGTGGCCTGCAAAGGTGCAGGGGCCGGTATTCTCAAAGATATCCCGAAGATGATCAAGCTAACGGAAGCCGTGGTAAAAGCAACGAAGCTACCGGTAACCGTTAAAACCCGTCTCGGCTGGGATGATCAAACAAAGAATATCGAAGAAGTGGCCGAGCGCCTACAAGATGTTGGCATCAAGGCACTCTCAATTCACGGGCGCACGAGAACGCAAATGTATAAAGGTTCAGCAGATTGGACCTTGATCGGTAAGGTGAAGGAAAACCCGCGCATTCATATCCCGATTTTCGGGAATGGCGATATCTCGACACCGGAACAGGCTGTTGCCGCAAGGGCTAAATACGGTGTAGATGGTATCATGATCGGTCGTGCCGCGATCGGTTACCCGTGGATATTCAATGAAATCAAGCATTTTATGGCTACAGGCGAACATCTTCCGTTGCCTTCCATTGAAGATCGCGTGAAGGTGTGTAAGCAGCACGTAGTACAGTCTGTCGAGTGGAAAGGCGCCGTGGTAGGTATATTGGAGATGCGCCGCCATTACGCGAATTACCTGAAAGGCTTACCCGGCATCAAGGAATACCGTGGAAAGCTGGTATCGGCAGCCAACCTGTCGGAAGTAGCAGCGATTTTGGATGAGATCGCGATTCAATATAAAGGATATATTTTTGAGAGAACCAATGCTGAAGTTAATGTTTCGAATGAAGAAAGCGGAGAAGAATCGATAGCGGATTGTAGTAACATATATATGTAA
- a CDS encoding CPBP family intramembrane glutamic endopeptidase, translated as MKGKLSQFPSSLQLAILLALFVVLNLVYSLVLIGVFPLISGGISYENINNLQASNTQAISALKVGQMFYTLFAYFLPALLFAYWASHEKIGAYLKINKTPNISQSAIAIGIMLFALPLVGALAVWNQGWQLPESLMKVEDQAEQLTKTILATDNIGGLLFNLIVIAVVPAISEEFLFRGAMQNICHKWFKNGWVAVIFTGAVFSAIHFQFMGFMPRFFLGVLLGAIYLVSNNLWLSIIGHFINNALGVITAYLINIGQVSKEMENDELLPWYMLLASALIVMGLFFLLKRQGRNGNNNRQDEGVISIS; from the coding sequence ATGAAAGGGAAACTCAGTCAATTTCCGAGTTCGTTGCAGCTCGCCATCTTGTTAGCCTTATTCGTGGTGCTCAACCTGGTGTACTCACTGGTTTTGATAGGAGTATTCCCTTTAATCAGCGGCGGGATTTCATATGAAAACATCAACAACCTACAAGCCAGCAATACGCAAGCCATCAGCGCTTTAAAAGTTGGGCAGATGTTTTATACATTATTCGCATATTTCCTCCCGGCCCTATTATTTGCCTATTGGGCCAGCCATGAAAAGATCGGCGCTTATTTGAAAATTAACAAAACACCTAATATATCTCAAAGTGCTATAGCAATAGGAATCATGCTATTTGCCTTACCATTGGTCGGGGCCTTAGCGGTTTGGAACCAAGGTTGGCAATTGCCGGAATCGTTGATGAAAGTGGAAGATCAAGCCGAACAATTGACAAAAACCATTTTGGCAACCGATAATATCGGCGGATTGTTATTCAACTTAATAGTGATAGCCGTAGTACCTGCCATCTCCGAAGAGTTTTTATTCCGAGGTGCCATGCAAAACATTTGTCACAAATGGTTTAAAAATGGTTGGGTGGCCGTCATCTTTACCGGAGCGGTATTCAGCGCGATCCACTTCCAGTTCATGGGTTTCATGCCAAGGTTTTTCCTAGGGGTACTACTGGGAGCTATATACTTGGTTAGTAATAACTTATGGCTTTCTATCATAGGCCATTTCATCAATAATGCCCTCGGCGTTATCACGGCGTATCTTATTAATATAGGCCAAGTGAGTAAGGAGATGGAAAATGATGAATTACTGCCCTGGTACATGCTTTTGGCAAGTGCTTTGATAGTTATGGGACTGTTCTTCTTACTGAAACGCCAGGGCCGTAATGGGAACAACAATCGCCAAGATGAAGGCGTTATATCAATAAGTTAA
- a CDS encoding putative signal transducing protein, whose amino-acid sequence MEKGWIKVYETRDPFKAEIVKGMLIENGIEAVIVNKQDSSFTQMIPGLDEVYVQEVNETLAKQLVAEGNPTNEG is encoded by the coding sequence ATGGAAAAAGGTTGGATTAAAGTTTACGAAACCAGGGACCCTTTTAAGGCTGAAATTGTAAAGGGAATGTTGATAGAAAACGGTATAGAAGCTGTAATTGTTAATAAGCAAGATTCGTCCTTTACACAAATGATTCCCGGCTTAGACGAGGTGTATGTTCAAGAAGTTAATGAAACCCTGGCCAAACAGCTTGTCGCTGAAGGCAACCCAACAAATGAAGGTTAG
- a CDS encoding phosphatidate cytidylyltransferase, whose product MKTFITRTISALVFVAIMLGGILWNELSFFLLFFLVNLFALQEYFKLVRNIDPGYQEITAWHKYGVIVAGCAAMMAFTGPYFGSYNSISLGFIGLWMTIIFILALPMGEILLAKQFSLKNLGYSLLGLLYVTLPFGLLVNMRLTPGMQAVGNTGLHIGYLAPLLLIIFIWINDTMAYIVGSLIGRTPFFPSISPKKTTEGSVGGMVLAIAAAGVFGHFWGYQWLAFQHWMVLAGIAAIFGTIGDLVESKLKRMAGVKDSGNIMPGHGGFLDRFDSLIFAAPLAWIYIYFFL is encoded by the coding sequence ATGAAAACATTCATTACCCGTACTATATCCGCATTGGTTTTCGTAGCAATAATGCTAGGGGGAATCTTGTGGAATGAACTTTCTTTTTTCTTATTATTTTTCCTGGTCAACTTATTTGCTTTACAGGAATATTTTAAACTGGTTCGAAACATTGACCCGGGCTACCAGGAGATCACCGCTTGGCATAAGTACGGCGTAATCGTTGCGGGTTGCGCTGCCATGATGGCTTTTACAGGGCCATATTTCGGTTCTTACAATTCTATCTCGTTAGGATTTATCGGTTTATGGATGACGATCATCTTCATCTTGGCATTGCCGATGGGTGAGATTTTATTAGCCAAGCAATTTTCCCTAAAAAACCTGGGATATTCTTTACTCGGTTTATTATATGTAACCCTGCCCTTTGGCTTATTGGTAAATATGAGGTTAACACCGGGTATGCAAGCTGTGGGTAATACTGGCCTACACATCGGTTACCTGGCCCCATTATTACTGATTATTTTCATCTGGATCAACGATACCATGGCCTACATCGTGGGTTCATTAATAGGTCGAACCCCTTTTTTCCCGAGTATTTCCCCGAAAAAGACAACGGAAGGAAGTGTAGGGGGGATGGTTTTGGCCATCGCTGCCGCCGGTGTATTCGGTCATTTTTGGGGCTATCAATGGTTGGCGTTCCAACATTGGATGGTATTGGCCGGCATAGCCGCCATATTTGGCACCATAGGCGATTTAGTCGAGTCGAAATTGAAAAGAATGGCCGGTGTAAAAGACAGCGGCAACATTATGCCCGGTCATGGCGGCTTTCTCGACCGGTTCGACTCCTTGATCTTTGCGGCGCCGCTTGCCTGGATATATATTTATTTTTTTCTATAA
- a CDS encoding phosphatidylserine decarboxylase family protein: protein MKIHREGFPTIALTFIVLAILNAVIFYFCSNSPILNYTVSIISILFFLFIVSFFRIPARQYTYNEQFVISPCDGKVVVIEDTEEPEYFKDKRLQISIFMSPANVHVNRNPISGEVKLSTYHPGKFLVAWHPKSSTENERHTVVLDNGKQAILVRQIAGALARRIVNYLKPGDKVRQNEEMGFIKFGSRVDLFLPVGTKVNVKLNEVVKGGQTVIAELPA from the coding sequence ATGAAGATCCATCGCGAAGGATTTCCAACAATTGCATTAACATTTATCGTATTAGCAATTTTAAATGCTGTAATTTTTTATTTCTGCAGCAATTCCCCTATCCTGAATTATACCGTATCAATTATTTCCATTTTATTTTTCTTATTCATTGTTTCTTTCTTCCGCATCCCTGCCAGGCAATACACTTACAACGAGCAGTTCGTAATTTCTCCTTGCGATGGCAAAGTGGTGGTAATCGAGGATACTGAAGAGCCGGAATATTTTAAAGACAAACGCTTGCAGATTTCGATCTTTATGAGCCCGGCAAATGTGCATGTCAATAGAAACCCTATCAGCGGCGAGGTTAAATTATCAACTTACCACCCGGGAAAGTTTCTCGTAGCCTGGCATCCCAAGTCTTCTACCGAAAATGAAAGACATACCGTTGTGCTGGATAATGGCAAACAAGCCATCCTCGTTCGCCAGATCGCAGGTGCTCTCGCTCGAAGGATTGTAAATTATCTCAAACCCGGCGACAAGGTGCGTCAAAACGAAGAGATGGGATTTATCAAGTTCGGCTCCAGGGTTGATTTATTTTTGCCCGTGGGCACTAAAGTCAATGTAAAACTTAATGAAGTTGTAAAAGGTGGACAAACAGTGATTGCCGAATTGCCTGCTTAA
- a CDS encoding YjjG family noncanonical pyrimidine nucleotidase, with product MKYKHIFFDLDHTLWDFETNSKLTLKELYDTHQLTERNIPSFEAFYQHYTEHNDRLWDRFRKGFINRNELRTKRFWLTFLDFKIADEKLSKTFSDAFLQILPTKTALFDGTTDVLTYLRNKNYDIHLITNGFEETQLLKLRNAGIKDYFTHLVTSETAGSLKPHREIFDYAIAKANTTAGESIMIGDAIDIDVLGARNVGMDQVYFNPTQLPQVQLSTYTIRELNELMGIL from the coding sequence ATGAAATACAAGCATATATTTTTTGATTTGGATCATACCTTATGGGATTTTGAGACCAATTCAAAGTTGACATTGAAGGAGTTGTATGATACCCATCAATTAACGGAAAGGAATATTCCTTCCTTCGAAGCGTTTTATCAACATTACACTGAACATAACGACCGTCTTTGGGATCGCTTCCGTAAAGGCTTTATCAATAGAAATGAGCTGAGGACGAAACGCTTTTGGTTAACTTTCTTGGATTTCAAGATAGCGGATGAGAAATTATCTAAAACGTTCAGTGACGCTTTTTTACAGATTCTGCCTACTAAAACGGCTTTGTTCGACGGTACTACCGATGTATTGACCTATTTACGCAACAAAAACTACGATATCCATTTAATCACGAATGGCTTCGAAGAAACACAATTGTTGAAATTACGGAATGCGGGCATCAAGGATTATTTTACACACCTGGTTACTTCTGAAACCGCGGGCAGTCTTAAACCCCACCGTGAAATTTTTGATTATGCCATCGCGAAAGCAAACACGACGGCAGGGGAAAGTATCATGATCGGTGATGCCATAGATATTGATGTCTTGGGAGCCCGGAATGTGGGGATGGATCAAGTTTATTTTAATCCTACCCAACTGCCGCAGGTACAATTATCAACCTATACCATTAGGGAACTAAATGAACTGATGGGTATATTATAA
- a CDS encoding SDR family oxidoreductase: MKNAVITGATKGIGRAVAEKLAAQGFNLAVCARNPVDIGDLQARLVEKHPGTKVFASMVDMAEKEQVMNFADDIKAQFQHIDILVNNAGIFVPGAIHEEAEGMLEKMMAVNLYSAYYLTKALLPGMIQRKKGHIFNLCSTASHKAYANGGSYSITKFALLGFSKNLREELKPHNIKVTSISPGPTKTASWEGFEAPEDRLMPAADIAQVIWSAYNLAPQTVIEDIVLRPMLGDIE, translated from the coding sequence ATGAAGAATGCTGTAATTACCGGCGCCACGAAAGGCATAGGAAGAGCTGTAGCAGAAAAACTCGCCGCCCAAGGATTTAACTTGGCGGTATGTGCCAGGAACCCTGTCGATATCGGGGACTTGCAAGCCCGCTTAGTGGAAAAGCATCCGGGTACCAAGGTGTTTGCTTCGATGGTAGACATGGCTGAAAAAGAACAGGTAATGAATTTCGCTGATGATATTAAAGCACAATTTCAACATATCGATATCCTGGTGAATAATGCCGGTATCTTCGTTCCCGGGGCCATTCATGAAGAAGCGGAAGGAATGTTGGAAAAGATGATGGCTGTCAATTTATACAGCGCCTATTACCTAACCAAAGCCTTATTACCAGGCATGATTCAACGGAAAAAAGGTCATATTTTCAACCTTTGTTCTACTGCCAGCCATAAAGCTTATGCTAACGGGGGCTCCTACAGCATTACAAAGTTTGCCTTGCTGGGGTTCTCTAAAAACTTAAGGGAAGAGCTCAAACCCCATAACATAAAAGTTACCAGCATCAGCCCCGGACCAACAAAAACGGCTTCCTGGGAAGGGTTCGAAGCCCCGGAAGACCGCCTGATGCCCGCCGCAGATATTGCCCAAGTCATATGGAGCGCCTATAACCTGGCCCCCCAAACCGTTATAGAAGATATCGTGTTAAGACCTATGCTTGGAGATATAGAATAA
- a CDS encoding BatD family protein, which translates to MMTSLVCIRKHIFFTLLFCLGMISAGFSQSVKFVTVTNSNSVALDEPFQVQFVLENATNIASFDPPEFKYFTVIQGPMQMQSSTIANGKATTQFIISYVLLPKQIGNFTIPAATARVNGDLIKSNPIGIGVSKARNLQRPQQQSNYPPPAARRNNRGEDDVMGGVLKKNENIDEKLRKNLFVKVDVDKTDVYEGEQITATYKLYTRLPTNSSVTKVPAFKGFSARDIELPNPPQAETEYVNGVPFKVFTIRKTMLFPLQNGTLELDPAEVDNQVRLIKEVPGGRNNRMKDIFDDPFFKDAMGGSMVDDPFFDDFFNRPNYTYEDIPYKIKSPVVKVHVKPLPADGKPASFTGAIGKFSMDVAPVKEDITTDDAITMKVTIKGQGNITLLNAPKLDLPPSFEVFDPKVSDNIDKNSNPLSGSKTFEYVIMPQESGKHTIPPVEFSYFDPGTQEYKTLQSPAIALDIAQGKKVRNTTPVVAGAAGNTFKNIIPGTQAWTLSIPYFLKSVWFWTLLLLPVLAIAFFYWKKQQQAYMIKNASLLKYKHANKVALKRLELAARYLNEGKDKLFYEETSRAVWGYLANKFHIPLAELNKQVIQDRLAAEQIDPAISNNLFVLLDNCEIALYAPSNSHDVRRTTYEQAITVISDMETALKKQAA; encoded by the coding sequence ATGATGACAAGTTTAGTTTGTATAAGGAAGCATATATTTTTTACTTTACTGTTTTGCCTGGGGATGATTTCCGCGGGCTTTTCACAATCGGTAAAGTTTGTGACTGTTACAAATTCCAACTCGGTAGCTTTAGATGAGCCGTTCCAAGTGCAATTTGTACTTGAAAATGCCACCAATATTGCAAGCTTCGATCCACCGGAGTTTAAATATTTTACGGTGATTCAAGGTCCAATGCAAATGCAAAGTTCTACTATCGCTAATGGTAAGGCAACAACCCAATTCATAATATCTTACGTTTTATTACCGAAGCAAATCGGGAATTTCACGATTCCCGCGGCTACAGCCCGCGTGAATGGCGATTTGATTAAATCCAATCCCATTGGGATCGGGGTAAGTAAGGCTAGGAATTTGCAACGCCCGCAACAACAATCGAATTACCCGCCACCGGCTGCCCGCCGCAACAACCGCGGCGAAGATGATGTGATGGGCGGGGTGCTGAAAAAGAATGAAAACATCGATGAAAAGTTGCGCAAAAACTTGTTTGTAAAAGTTGATGTTGATAAAACCGACGTTTATGAAGGGGAGCAAATCACCGCTACTTATAAATTATATACCCGGCTTCCTACGAACTCCTCAGTAACGAAAGTGCCGGCCTTTAAAGGGTTTTCCGCGAGGGATATCGAATTACCCAATCCACCCCAGGCAGAAACCGAATACGTGAACGGCGTTCCTTTTAAGGTATTCACCATCCGTAAAACAATGCTCTTCCCGTTACAGAACGGTACTTTGGAGCTTGATCCTGCCGAGGTAGACAACCAGGTACGACTGATCAAGGAGGTACCCGGTGGCAGGAATAACCGCATGAAAGATATTTTTGATGATCCCTTCTTCAAAGACGCGATGGGCGGCAGTATGGTAGATGACCCTTTCTTCGACGATTTCTTTAACAGGCCTAACTATACTTACGAGGACATTCCTTACAAGATTAAAAGTCCGGTAGTAAAAGTTCATGTTAAGCCATTACCTGCCGACGGGAAACCTGCAAGTTTTACAGGTGCGATCGGCAAATTTTCCATGGATGTGGCCCCGGTTAAAGAAGACATTACGACTGATGATGCCATTACGATGAAGGTTACCATTAAAGGTCAAGGAAACATCACCTTACTGAATGCGCCTAAATTGGACTTACCACCATCTTTCGAAGTGTTTGATCCGAAGGTTAGCGATAATATTGATAAAAACAGCAACCCCCTTTCCGGCAGCAAAACGTTTGAATACGTAATCATGCCGCAGGAAAGTGGAAAACATACTATTCCCCCGGTGGAATTCTCATATTTTGATCCCGGGACGCAAGAATATAAAACCTTGCAATCCCCGGCAATAGCTCTAGATATTGCTCAAGGTAAGAAGGTGCGCAATACAACGCCTGTTGTGGCCGGAGCTGCCGGTAACACCTTCAAAAATATAATCCCAGGCACGCAAGCATGGACATTGAGTATTCCCTATTTCCTAAAAAGTGTTTGGTTCTGGACCTTGTTATTATTGCCGGTTTTGGCAATTGCTTTCTTCTACTGGAAGAAACAGCAACAAGCTTATATGATTAAGAATGCATCATTATTAAAATATAAACACGCCAATAAAGTAGCTTTAAAAAGATTGGAATTAGCGGCACGTTATTTAAACGAGGGAAAGGACAAGCTCTTTTACGAAGAAACATCCCGTGCCGTTTGGGGCTACCTTGCCAATAAATTCCATATTCCATTGGCCGAATTAAATAAACAGGTTATTCAAGATCGCTTGGCTGCGGAGCAAATCGACCCTGCCATTTCGAATAACTTATTCGTGCTGCTAGATAATTGTGAAATCGCCTTGTATGCGCCTTCTAACAGTCACGATGTTCGTCGAACTACTTATGAGCAAGCCATTACTGTAATTAGCGATATGGAAACAGCCTTAAAGAAGCAAGCTGCGTAA